One Arthrobacter sp. StoSoilB20 DNA segment encodes these proteins:
- a CDS encoding hydroxyacid dehydrogenase, which produces MNINNGVASTPPPPTAAGLRILLSIPDVERAAFISPETHAALNQLGEVTAIAPAQLQSLDAFAAAAAGTDIFITAWGFPRLDAEHLAAAPNLKCVVHAASSLHALVSDAFWAAGIPISQAGAAMAPAVAELSLTFTLSLLRRVHQLDHSLRNGTNWDDARAVPRAREISGARIGVVGASRTGRRYIDACRALGAEVRVYDPYLHEGDPLAASSATLHGLMANSDVVAIHAPATNETGGLIGAAELALLPDGAALVNTARSTIVDMEALYKEVRSGRIDAALDVFDAEPLPADDPWRTLPNVLLTPHLGGATIDSRRRAGGIVVDELRRFISDQPMEHALTRTDLERMG; this is translated from the coding sequence ATGAACATCAACAACGGCGTTGCATCGACACCACCGCCACCCACCGCCGCCGGACTGAGGATTCTCCTGAGCATCCCGGACGTGGAACGGGCGGCCTTCATCTCCCCGGAAACCCACGCTGCACTGAACCAGCTGGGCGAGGTTACCGCCATCGCACCGGCCCAGCTCCAGTCATTGGACGCTTTCGCCGCCGCGGCAGCAGGGACAGACATCTTCATCACAGCCTGGGGCTTCCCCCGCCTCGATGCCGAACACTTGGCAGCGGCGCCGAACCTCAAATGCGTCGTCCACGCCGCGTCATCGCTGCACGCCCTTGTCAGCGACGCATTTTGGGCCGCCGGCATCCCCATCTCCCAAGCGGGAGCAGCCATGGCCCCGGCCGTCGCGGAGCTCTCGCTCACCTTCACTCTGAGCCTGCTGCGCCGCGTGCACCAGCTCGATCACAGCCTCCGCAACGGCACCAACTGGGACGATGCCCGCGCAGTACCCAGGGCCCGTGAAATCTCCGGCGCCCGCATCGGCGTAGTCGGCGCCTCACGGACGGGCCGCCGCTATATCGACGCCTGCCGGGCACTCGGCGCAGAGGTACGCGTCTATGATCCGTACCTCCATGAAGGGGATCCCCTTGCAGCCAGCTCCGCCACCTTGCATGGCCTCATGGCAAACAGCGATGTCGTCGCCATCCACGCCCCCGCCACCAATGAAACCGGGGGGCTGATCGGTGCTGCCGAACTCGCCCTGCTTCCGGATGGGGCAGCGTTAGTGAACACGGCCCGCTCCACCATCGTGGACATGGAAGCCCTCTATAAAGAGGTGCGTTCGGGCCGGATAGACGCTGCGTTGGATGTCTTCGACGCCGAGCCCCTTCCCGCAGATGACCCATGGCGCACCCTGCCGAACGTGCTCCTTACTCCCCACCTCGGCGGAGCCACCATCGACTCCAGACGCAGGGCGGGCGGCATTGTGGTTGACGAACTACGCCGCTTCATCAGCGACCAACCCATGGAACACGCCCTGACCCGAACCGACCTCGAACGGATGGGCTGA
- a CDS encoding NAD-dependent epimerase/dehydratase family protein yields MYVVTGAGPVGYSVAERLAGQGHQVRVLTRSGSGPEHPLVERIRADVSDPSQLGSALQGAIAVFHCIHGSAYRTAAWAAELPQAEQVVMDAAAAAAAVVVFPESLYSYSEPDKVMAESSPREASGGKRGIRVQLLKARELHAANTVSVIAGDFFGPRVKMAHAGERMVPLVLAGKAIQVIGSADQPHSFTYVPDLAAAMIAAAQKPELWNSVLHAPTGQPMTQREVAAAYADAAGVSVLKVSAVPGWVLRAAGVFSTDMRELAEMLYQFERPFVMDSSESKRMLGLEPTPLTEAAAATVAWWRSAGRQAM; encoded by the coding sequence ATGTACGTCGTCACAGGAGCAGGACCCGTTGGCTACAGTGTTGCGGAGCGATTGGCAGGGCAAGGTCACCAGGTTCGTGTTTTAACGCGATCCGGCAGCGGCCCGGAGCATCCCTTAGTTGAACGGATCCGTGCGGACGTCTCAGATCCATCCCAGCTCGGATCTGCCCTGCAGGGTGCCATCGCCGTCTTCCACTGCATCCACGGATCCGCCTACCGGACAGCGGCATGGGCCGCCGAACTCCCACAAGCAGAGCAGGTGGTGATGGATGCAGCGGCGGCCGCGGCCGCCGTCGTCGTATTCCCCGAAAGCCTGTACTCGTACAGCGAGCCGGACAAGGTCATGGCTGAATCGAGCCCGCGGGAAGCTTCCGGCGGAAAGCGCGGCATCCGGGTCCAGCTGCTGAAAGCACGGGAGCTGCACGCTGCCAATACCGTGAGCGTCATAGCCGGGGACTTTTTTGGGCCGCGGGTAAAAATGGCCCACGCCGGGGAACGGATGGTCCCTTTGGTTCTGGCAGGCAAAGCAATCCAGGTCATCGGAAGCGCAGACCAGCCGCACTCCTTCACGTATGTGCCGGACCTCGCCGCGGCCATGATCGCTGCGGCGCAGAAGCCCGAGCTGTGGAACAGCGTGCTGCACGCACCGACCGGCCAGCCGATGACCCAGCGCGAAGTGGCTGCAGCCTACGCCGACGCCGCGGGGGTTTCCGTCCTGAAAGTGAGTGCAGTACCCGGTTGGGTACTGCGGGCTGCCGGCGTCTTCTCCACCGACATGCGTGAGCTGGCGGAGATGCTCTACCAGTTCGAGCGTCCCTTTGTGATGGATTCCTCCGAAAGCAAGCGGATGCTTGGGCTCGAACCCACTCCCCTTACCGAAGCAGCAGCGGCCACCGTGGCGTGGTGGCGGAGCGCCGGGCGGCAGGCCATGTAG
- a CDS encoding sulfatase, protein MQNILLIHCHDLGRFLGTYGVETVSTPNLDALADESALFEQAFATAPHCSPARASLFTGTYPQSNGVLGLTHEPFGWDLKEPKDHIASRLKSVGYQTELVGVHHESRVLDDDVVAGRLGFDHARTGGARDVVVDRATDALRRMSGSERPFYLQVGFTEPHRVPSARDRPGVMGFLADGVEPDVSLGHSVPAHLVDDDGAREEIAELQGAVKHMDEGVGSILAELDSLGLRDQTLVLFTTDHGLALPRAKCTLYDAGLGVALMLRHPGNPAWSGRRVSDIVSHVDVLPTLLDLAGLPTPDGLAGTTLRPAVEAGEAPRNHCFSQLSYHTYYDPKRSVRTSTHKLIVNFSNAPRAMDPTQSWVHRSLPADLGGPTIGTSTAMELYDLTTDPGELENIAAHPEQSEILRDLSAALFDWMFECGDPLLTAPVAASRHQIALTAIQEATLTRK, encoded by the coding sequence GTGCAGAACATTCTCTTGATCCACTGCCACGACCTCGGCCGTTTCCTGGGTACGTACGGCGTGGAAACCGTCTCCACGCCAAACCTGGACGCGTTGGCCGATGAGTCAGCACTCTTCGAACAAGCCTTCGCGACGGCTCCGCACTGCAGCCCCGCCCGGGCCTCGCTGTTCACCGGTACGTATCCCCAGAGCAACGGCGTCCTCGGGCTGACACACGAGCCCTTCGGTTGGGACCTCAAAGAGCCGAAAGACCACATCGCCTCCAGGCTGAAGTCTGTCGGCTACCAAACCGAGCTCGTCGGCGTGCACCACGAATCGCGCGTCCTTGACGACGACGTGGTGGCCGGCAGGCTCGGTTTCGACCACGCCCGTACGGGAGGTGCGCGGGACGTCGTCGTAGATCGCGCCACCGACGCCCTGCGTCGGATGTCCGGCAGCGAGCGGCCCTTCTACCTGCAGGTGGGCTTCACCGAGCCGCACCGGGTGCCCTCCGCAAGGGACCGCCCAGGAGTGATGGGGTTCCTTGCCGATGGCGTGGAACCGGACGTCTCCTTGGGGCATTCCGTTCCGGCCCATTTGGTGGACGACGACGGTGCCCGCGAGGAAATCGCCGAACTCCAAGGCGCAGTCAAACACATGGATGAAGGCGTCGGCAGCATCCTGGCGGAACTCGATTCGCTGGGCCTCCGCGACCAGACGCTGGTGCTGTTCACCACCGACCACGGGCTTGCGCTGCCACGCGCCAAATGCACCCTGTACGACGCCGGACTCGGCGTTGCGCTGATGCTTCGCCATCCCGGCAACCCGGCGTGGTCCGGGAGGCGCGTGTCGGACATCGTCAGTCACGTCGATGTCCTGCCCACCCTGTTGGACCTGGCAGGACTGCCAACTCCGGACGGCCTCGCCGGGACCACCCTGCGGCCGGCGGTCGAAGCAGGGGAGGCACCACGCAACCACTGCTTCAGCCAGTTGAGCTACCACACCTACTACGACCCCAAGCGATCAGTGCGCACATCCACGCACAAGCTGATCGTCAATTTCTCCAACGCACCCCGTGCCATGGATCCCACGCAATCCTGGGTCCATCGCAGCCTGCCGGCAGATCTCGGCGGGCCAACCATCGGTACCAGCACGGCGATGGAGCTCTACGACCTCACAACAGACCCTGGGGAACTGGAAAACATCGCCGCCCATCCGGAGCAGTCGGAGATCCTCCGCGATCTCTCTGCTGCCCTCTTCGACTGGATGTTCGAATGCGGAGATCCCCTCCTCACCGCCCCCGTTGCAGCCAGCCGCCACCAGATCGCGCTCACCGCGATCCAAGAAGCCACCCTCACCCGAAAGTAG
- a CDS encoding WD40 repeat domain-containing protein, giving the protein MSTFAINRRQLLQTGGIGGLAAALSAMSSGAAQAAPRNQAAGGPVITNLGPAVVQFSLMSSLLVGDTVYIGSRNLSPARVIGFHLPTGKVTSRTDLGSGYSIQALAADSTGRYLYAGVLRDGVDGKPNIYRWDLSTPSSPAVGVGETGDRDIRALAVAPDGKVYAAGGGETSKAPSLWEYDPGTNATTSWGVPDPGATIAQAVAASDSHVYFGTGSTLGGGNGSSPARLFAFDRTTKASTNILPAEVSTGVSVTSLSVLNGQLGVGVKGPGKSVLINLADHSKYAIIAKTGVMFRQLGNDVFFVKEPGVWSYNMVSKKITQILTEDVGAMWGLDVYGNKALTVSSYDVIEVDPVAKTAVKRDLTQAGAPGGPQLCMGLAAGAGDVYVGGTGTIARHQLAANQVSYLRATGEAKDAVIVGGILYTGQYNSRGIYSYDPSTGQLPYQVAALPPGQNRPLDVCWDAVNGLVIAGAQNDTGGGGCFAAYNPVTTQVTAKVNPIDSLQMVRAVATKDGVAYLGGDNIYATGPRSTVVAWDPVANQELWRVDPGQPQGIAAMAIHGKFLYGMSRKASGLFVIDLDTRQVVHRGDLSSVCTDFGALQVSRGIVYGVSDTTVFRIDPITFAVSVVVAGINGGWYSGPHITADENGLLYTLQGSDLVRIDDQQAMQTMRR; this is encoded by the coding sequence ATGTCCACATTTGCCATCAATCGTCGTCAATTGCTGCAGACCGGGGGCATCGGCGGGCTCGCCGCAGCATTGTCGGCAATGTCCTCCGGCGCAGCGCAGGCCGCACCCCGGAACCAGGCCGCAGGCGGTCCCGTGATCACCAACCTGGGACCCGCCGTCGTGCAGTTTTCCTTGATGAGTTCATTGCTGGTGGGCGATACCGTCTACATCGGGTCCCGCAACCTCAGCCCTGCTCGGGTGATCGGTTTCCACCTTCCCACCGGCAAAGTCACATCCCGCACTGACCTTGGATCCGGCTACAGCATCCAAGCGCTGGCCGCCGACTCCACGGGTCGCTACCTCTACGCCGGCGTGCTGCGCGACGGTGTGGATGGGAAACCGAATATCTACCGCTGGGACCTGAGCACGCCCAGCTCTCCGGCAGTGGGTGTTGGTGAAACCGGGGACCGGGACATCAGGGCCCTGGCCGTTGCTCCAGACGGCAAGGTCTATGCAGCAGGTGGCGGTGAGACCTCCAAGGCTCCTTCTCTCTGGGAATACGATCCCGGAACGAACGCCACCACCAGCTGGGGCGTGCCGGATCCAGGGGCAACCATTGCGCAGGCCGTGGCCGCCTCTGACAGCCACGTGTACTTTGGCACCGGCAGCACCTTGGGTGGTGGCAACGGTTCCAGCCCGGCTCGCCTGTTTGCGTTTGACCGAACAACCAAAGCGTCCACCAACATCCTCCCGGCCGAAGTCTCCACCGGCGTATCCGTTACCTCGCTCAGCGTCCTGAATGGCCAGCTCGGAGTGGGCGTCAAGGGCCCAGGGAAATCCGTACTCATCAATCTGGCAGACCACTCCAAATACGCGATCATCGCCAAGACCGGGGTGATGTTCCGGCAGTTGGGCAACGACGTTTTCTTCGTGAAGGAGCCGGGCGTCTGGTCCTACAACATGGTCAGCAAAAAGATCACCCAAATCCTCACGGAGGATGTTGGGGCCATGTGGGGCTTGGACGTCTACGGCAACAAGGCGCTCACTGTCTCTTCCTACGATGTCATTGAAGTCGATCCTGTGGCGAAGACCGCCGTCAAGCGTGACCTCACACAGGCTGGAGCTCCGGGCGGTCCGCAACTCTGCATGGGCCTCGCCGCGGGTGCGGGGGACGTGTATGTGGGTGGCACCGGAACCATTGCGCGTCACCAGCTGGCTGCGAACCAGGTTTCCTACCTTCGGGCGACGGGCGAAGCCAAGGATGCCGTGATCGTGGGCGGAATCCTCTACACCGGCCAGTACAACTCCCGGGGCATCTACTCCTACGATCCCTCTACCGGGCAACTCCCCTACCAGGTGGCCGCGCTCCCGCCGGGACAAAACCGTCCCCTGGATGTCTGCTGGGACGCCGTGAACGGGCTGGTCATTGCCGGGGCGCAGAACGATACCGGCGGTGGCGGGTGCTTCGCTGCTTACAACCCCGTGACCACGCAGGTCACCGCCAAGGTCAACCCCATCGATAGTCTGCAGATGGTCCGGGCGGTGGCCACGAAGGATGGCGTGGCGTACCTCGGAGGGGACAACATCTACGCCACCGGCCCGCGAAGCACGGTTGTTGCCTGGGATCCCGTAGCCAACCAGGAGTTGTGGCGCGTGGATCCGGGACAGCCGCAGGGCATCGCAGCAATGGCCATCCACGGCAAGTTCCTCTACGGCATGTCCCGCAAGGCCTCCGGCCTGTTCGTCATTGACCTGGATACCCGCCAAGTGGTTCACCGGGGCGACCTGAGCAGCGTCTGCACCGACTTCGGCGCCCTCCAGGTCAGCCGCGGAATCGTGTACGGCGTCTCCGACACCACCGTGTTCCGCATCGATCCGATCACATTCGCGGTGTCCGTTGTGGTGGCCGGCATCAACGGCGGCTGGTACAGCGGCCCCCACATCACCGCCGACGAGAACGGCTTGCTCTACACCCTGCAAGGATCCGACCTCGTCAGGATCGACGATCAGCAGGCAATGCAGACCATGCGGCGCTAA
- a CDS encoding oxygenase MpaB family protein, with the protein MVRGLADIGAEGVLLAGAGRAILLQIADPRVGHGVAEHSNFAERPMERLRATMTYVYAVVYGSEQQLTAVRRAVNRAHAPVRRGPAGASKGYNAFDAESQLWVVATLYDTAVTVYEQVHGKLDDDTADRIYREYARIGTALQLPPDMWPADRAAFAAYWDARVRGLRPDDQALRVARDLLYPVGGPRVLRLAMPLARFLTAGLLPEHLREGFGFEWGAGHARRFERTMRVLGRIYPRLPQRIRHWPRDYYLGGLDVGVEVPHA; encoded by the coding sequence ATGGTCCGAGGACTGGCAGACATTGGTGCGGAGGGCGTCCTGCTCGCAGGCGCCGGCCGCGCCATTCTCCTGCAAATCGCAGACCCCAGGGTGGGCCACGGCGTAGCCGAGCACAGCAATTTCGCGGAGCGTCCCATGGAACGGCTTCGGGCCACCATGACCTACGTCTACGCGGTGGTTTACGGTTCTGAACAGCAGCTTACGGCCGTTCGCCGCGCCGTCAACCGCGCCCACGCGCCCGTCCGCCGCGGACCGGCCGGCGCCTCCAAGGGGTACAACGCCTTCGACGCCGAATCGCAGCTGTGGGTGGTCGCCACCCTTTATGACACTGCCGTCACTGTCTACGAACAAGTGCATGGAAAGCTCGACGACGACACCGCCGACCGCATTTACCGCGAGTACGCGCGGATCGGGACAGCCCTGCAGCTTCCGCCGGATATGTGGCCCGCTGATCGTGCTGCGTTCGCCGCATATTGGGATGCTCGCGTGCGCGGACTCCGCCCGGACGACCAGGCGCTGAGGGTTGCCCGGGATCTGCTCTATCCGGTGGGCGGCCCGCGGGTCCTGCGGCTCGCAATGCCGCTGGCGCGCTTCCTCACAGCCGGCCTGTTGCCGGAGCATCTTCGTGAAGGCTTTGGCTTCGAATGGGGCGCCGGCCATGCCCGCCGGTTTGAGCGGACCATGCGGGTACTGGGGCGTATCTATCCACGGTTGCCGCAACGGATCCGGCACTGGCCACGGGATTACTACCTTGGCGGGCTGGATGTGGGAGTCGAGGTGCCGCATGCGTAA
- a CDS encoding TetR/AcrR family transcriptional regulator, which yields MTPAEPAAAMTKAKPPTPRERARRQTIADIIRLGREHLAVHGAAALSLRAVARDLGVVSSAVYRYVDNRDELLTLLLIDGYNELGDEVDAAVNAVSGDDFAGQFTALAKAVRAWAIREPASYSLLFGSPVPGYQAPGERTTIPGTRVIVRLVGIFDAAYRAGALNAEVSPAVVIPEKLAADLAAIREEMHLEAPDAALARGVLVWTSVFGAVSFEVFGQYGPDTFKARDELFDHQLRVLQGLAGLQG from the coding sequence ATGACTCCAGCCGAACCCGCCGCAGCCATGACGAAGGCAAAGCCGCCCACTCCCCGCGAGCGTGCCCGCCGCCAGACCATCGCCGACATCATCCGGCTCGGCCGGGAACACCTGGCTGTCCATGGTGCGGCAGCCCTGTCCCTGCGCGCTGTGGCGAGGGATCTCGGCGTCGTATCCTCTGCCGTCTATCGCTATGTGGACAACCGCGACGAACTCCTCACGCTCCTGCTGATTGACGGCTACAACGAGCTGGGTGATGAAGTCGACGCAGCAGTGAACGCTGTGTCCGGGGATGACTTCGCCGGGCAGTTCACAGCGCTCGCCAAGGCTGTCCGCGCCTGGGCCATCCGTGAACCTGCCAGCTATTCGCTGCTTTTCGGCAGCCCCGTTCCCGGGTACCAAGCGCCCGGTGAACGCACCACGATTCCTGGTACTCGAGTTATCGTTCGCCTCGTCGGTATCTTTGACGCCGCCTACCGTGCAGGTGCGCTGAACGCAGAGGTGAGTCCCGCCGTCGTGATTCCCGAAAAGCTGGCAGCGGATCTGGCAGCCATCCGTGAGGAGATGCACCTCGAGGCCCCGGACGCAGCTTTGGCGCGCGGTGTACTGGTGTGGACGTCCGTGTTCGGGGCTGTCAGCTTCGAGGTTTTTGGGCAGTACGGCCCGGATACTTTCAAGGCGCGGGACGAACTTTTTGACCACCAACTGCGGGTGCTCCAGGGCCTGGCGGGGCTCCAAGGCTAG
- a CDS encoding DUF817 domain-containing protein: protein MRNFTSVEESIDDAAHRYLDRFRGGRLQAGLTEFVVFGLKQAWACVFGAALLAVILGARLWYPDNAGLARNDFLTLAAVVIQVLMIAFRLETLRELRVIVLFHVVGTVMELFKTDVGSWAYEAEGVLRIGAVPLFSGFMYAAVGSYMVRVFRLFDLRFDRYPRRWITALVAGAIYVNFFSHHYIFDLRWVLLAAVVVVYGRCVMHFRVFRRRFRMPILVSFLLVAVFIWFAENIGTWSRAWLYPNQLEGWQAVSIDKLLAWFLLMIISVVLVAWVYKPEPLDAGQGAEVPRLRRVAP from the coding sequence ATGCGTAACTTCACCTCGGTTGAGGAATCCATTGACGACGCCGCCCACCGCTACCTGGACCGGTTCCGCGGAGGCCGCCTCCAGGCCGGGCTCACCGAGTTCGTGGTCTTTGGGCTGAAGCAGGCGTGGGCGTGCGTGTTCGGTGCTGCGTTGCTCGCCGTGATTTTGGGGGCGCGGCTTTGGTATCCGGACAACGCCGGCCTCGCCCGGAACGACTTCCTGACCCTTGCCGCCGTCGTTATTCAAGTATTGATGATCGCCTTCAGGCTGGAAACCCTGCGGGAACTGCGGGTGATCGTGCTGTTCCACGTGGTGGGCACGGTGATGGAGCTGTTCAAGACGGACGTCGGTTCCTGGGCGTATGAGGCCGAGGGCGTCCTGCGGATCGGCGCGGTCCCGCTGTTCAGCGGGTTCATGTACGCGGCTGTGGGCTCCTACATGGTGCGGGTTTTTCGGTTGTTCGACCTCCGCTTCGACCGCTACCCGCGCCGCTGGATCACCGCCCTGGTAGCGGGTGCGATCTACGTGAATTTCTTCTCGCACCACTACATCTTCGACCTCCGCTGGGTGCTGCTGGCCGCCGTCGTGGTTGTCTACGGGCGGTGCGTGATGCACTTCCGGGTGTTCCGGCGGCGCTTCCGCATGCCGATCCTGGTGTCATTCCTGCTGGTGGCGGTGTTCATTTGGTTCGCCGAGAACATTGGAACCTGGTCGCGCGCGTGGCTCTATCCGAACCAGTTGGAGGGCTGGCAGGCAGTTTCCATCGACAAGCTGCTGGCGTGGTTCCTGCTCATGATCATCTCGGTGGTGTTGGTGGCGTGGGTGTACAAACCGGAACCGCTCGATGCCGGCCAGGGCGCCGAGGTTCCTAGGCTTCGCCGCGTAGCGCCTTGA
- a CDS encoding extracellular solute-binding protein — translation MFTRKLGRATLATAAVVTAALTLTACGSAGSSTSDGGQASGKVTLWMYPVIKDETASKKFWQDTEASFEKANPGIDLTIELQTFDKRDAQISAALAAGSGPDVVLITPDQAATYRNVRGLLPVDKAVEKDKDSFYPGTLEAATFDKEVFGVPLFQNINTTAYNTKIFADAGIPLPKTWDDLRSAAPVLAKKGIAVMDYAGSPEQTLNLSFYPLLWQAGGTVFTDDAKDVAFDSESGVSALQLLVDLKKLGGLPADAATDGPKVEGAPIAAGKAAMRATTSLPELKQMRAALGAENVALGAPLQGKVQATYGNPGLLALTSINKKENRDAAYTVMSYLSSAESQKALNAAAGNLPTRSDAAALGTDADSLAMAEALKSANPGEPSPAARQVMGALAPNIQAALRGDVTAKEALDRAAKEARGILQRSAS, via the coding sequence ATGTTTACACGTAAGTTGGGCCGCGCCACTTTGGCCACTGCCGCCGTCGTCACCGCCGCTTTGACCCTCACCGCCTGCGGTTCCGCAGGCTCCTCAACGTCCGACGGCGGCCAAGCCAGCGGCAAAGTGACGCTCTGGATGTACCCCGTCATCAAAGACGAGACAGCCAGCAAGAAGTTCTGGCAGGACACGGAAGCCAGCTTCGAGAAGGCCAATCCCGGGATTGACCTGACCATTGAGCTCCAGACGTTCGACAAGCGGGACGCCCAGATCTCAGCGGCTCTGGCAGCTGGCTCCGGCCCCGACGTCGTACTCATTACGCCGGACCAAGCCGCCACCTACCGCAACGTTCGTGGACTGCTGCCCGTGGACAAAGCAGTTGAGAAGGACAAAGACAGCTTCTACCCCGGCACATTGGAGGCAGCGACATTCGACAAAGAGGTGTTCGGAGTTCCGCTGTTCCAGAACATCAACACCACGGCGTACAACACCAAGATCTTCGCGGACGCCGGGATTCCACTGCCCAAGACCTGGGACGACCTCCGCAGTGCCGCGCCGGTACTGGCGAAGAAGGGCATTGCCGTGATGGACTACGCCGGCAGCCCCGAGCAAACGTTGAACCTGTCCTTCTATCCCCTGCTGTGGCAGGCAGGCGGGACAGTATTCACCGATGATGCCAAGGACGTTGCTTTCGACTCGGAGTCCGGAGTCTCGGCGCTGCAGTTGCTGGTGGACCTCAAGAAGCTTGGTGGACTGCCAGCGGATGCAGCCACCGATGGCCCCAAAGTTGAAGGTGCCCCGATTGCCGCTGGCAAAGCAGCGATGCGTGCCACCACTTCCCTGCCTGAGCTGAAACAGATGCGCGCCGCGCTCGGTGCCGAAAATGTTGCCCTCGGAGCTCCCTTGCAGGGCAAGGTCCAGGCAACCTACGGCAATCCCGGATTGCTGGCACTGACTTCCATCAACAAGAAGGAAAACCGCGACGCTGCCTACACGGTGATGAGCTACCTGAGCTCGGCTGAGTCCCAGAAGGCCCTCAACGCCGCTGCCGGCAACCTGCCTACGCGCAGCGATGCCGCGGCCCTTGGCACGGACGCCGACTCGCTTGCCATGGCAGAAGCTTTGAAGTCCGCCAACCCCGGCGAACCCTCCCCCGCTGC
- a CDS encoding ROK family protein, whose amino-acid sequence MKPRAGSKALIREINEALVLDVVRTKSPVSRATITVQTGLSAASVTGITGKLINSGLLVETEIAPSTGGRPARLLELGREGVFAAGVRLSATEAHAVVVDLRGEVVATHSEPLASTEPAEAAAAAARAVSDAAGGREPKLIGVGVAISGVVDQASGLVRHSGAMSWADIAFQELLEEVAAHPVVIDSYVNAYTRGLLFDGVFAGREMLIFSVGTSLGAAVVVEGRIQRGFNGSAGGFAHSRAITGPEPARPCHCGAEDCFETRGSLWGMQRELQRSGQDRGIDPDGDSALIADAAWHLGIGMANMAKVLGPGQVVVGFAPEADLGTFAEQTKAAFVRQYDHANTPPPIFDTPIADPVALARGAACSVLARLFTASPAG is encoded by the coding sequence ATGAAGCCACGTGCAGGCAGCAAGGCCCTGATCCGTGAGATCAACGAGGCCCTGGTGCTCGACGTCGTGCGGACCAAATCGCCCGTCTCCCGGGCCACCATCACGGTGCAGACCGGCCTGAGCGCTGCCAGCGTCACCGGAATAACGGGCAAGCTCATCAACTCGGGCCTGCTGGTTGAGACCGAGATCGCGCCCAGTACGGGCGGCAGGCCAGCGCGCCTGCTCGAACTTGGCCGCGAGGGCGTTTTCGCCGCGGGCGTGCGGTTGTCTGCTACGGAAGCGCACGCCGTCGTCGTCGATTTGCGCGGTGAAGTGGTGGCCACGCACAGCGAGCCGTTGGCATCCACTGAACCTGCAGAAGCCGCGGCAGCCGCGGCGCGGGCAGTGAGCGATGCTGCAGGCGGCAGGGAGCCCAAGCTTATTGGTGTGGGGGTGGCCATCTCCGGCGTTGTGGACCAAGCGAGTGGCCTGGTGCGGCACAGCGGGGCCATGAGTTGGGCTGATATAGCCTTCCAAGAGCTCCTCGAAGAAGTCGCAGCCCACCCCGTCGTCATCGACAGTTACGTCAACGCCTACACGCGCGGGCTGCTTTTCGACGGCGTCTTTGCAGGCCGCGAGATGCTCATCTTCAGCGTCGGCACCAGCCTTGGCGCCGCCGTCGTGGTTGAAGGCCGTATCCAGCGTGGCTTCAACGGTTCTGCAGGGGGTTTCGCTCATTCGCGGGCGATCACCGGTCCCGAGCCGGCCAGACCCTGCCACTGCGGCGCGGAGGACTGTTTCGAAACCCGAGGCAGCCTCTGGGGCATGCAACGTGAACTGCAGCGGAGCGGCCAGGACCGGGGGATAGACCCTGACGGCGACTCCGCACTGATTGCCGACGCGGCATGGCACCTGGGCATTGGAATGGCGAACATGGCCAAGGTCCTGGGCCCGGGGCAGGTGGTGGTCGGCTTCGCGCCCGAAGCCGATCTGGGGACGTTTGCCGAGCAGACCAAGGCCGCGTTCGTGCGCCAATACGACCACGCGAATACTCCGCCTCCAATTTTTGATACCCCCATAGCGGATCCCGTAGCGCTGGCCAGGGGTGCTGCATGTTCGGTGCTTGCGCGACTTTTCACTGCCAGCCCGGCTGGATAG